One Littorina saxatilis isolate snail1 linkage group LG1, US_GU_Lsax_2.0, whole genome shotgun sequence genomic window carries:
- the LOC138974238 gene encoding uncharacterized protein, which produces MEVYPFANHFASPFHVGRYPRRTRAMDPEQHTVDREAETAESLDEVSTVPRDEQTAARPHLLTLYYPPDTLPAFIDKFPKQRVRKATNQTLCMGRGEGVDVLLNDIHMPRSFIELSCRVQTEEGPKWCVKNKSNKKPIRIVFNGAKTSLKHGEEKELQDDCEMKLETLRFVVKTEEGDVGELTEFELEILPMENDSTSPGSSFRSMNRQTSSSGDSAHSLSSATALNRQRAGSGRGASQNGVGVAQAANHFGLPLHMHGALPGGQAVQQLTQPPGNVSSIPGSQASTCCHSQYTSQHLSCQQCLHSPNVYHPVAHHLPQPQCYCGHQHSQQVNSPLAVHISHAPLHAMNSHTPSFQGSQPGGYFTHAPAHAMNDPAFNPQGSHPSQSQAPMTNYSSPNPGHIAPASGPAHHYFHGGGRGGGAASLTGGSTSMPHPQVLQPGVPNTLNQQLTNPGQVAHAPQAPYQQAASQGQIPGATQVFNPQGFSSYSQPGAPPQFSNQHFTGLSQGTNQQLSPQLSLPPRAQQTSEGNVLMSGAPYAMPELQGTSLQPHSSRLGYPGLSAHSQHPWPQYLQQQQYRDQGIADSGDQPFSLRGPQSMPGFVIAGQTKHQRPPSYTEGQTHQPPAYITQPESAAMSNLEMQQERPEQQRPTPIISNPTMSDRNPQLYRAYNGDLPTAPPTTQLDNLRLGYPVQVTVSDSTGVSSTPQGYPVQVTLPCPTEVTTSTPSNSLSHSGSAGWNSGTGVVSSGGEIHSVVNAANIAGQSPSYSHQPGSPLQPGGYAGAGSVVHPPAAALSSLTNPAANGNTIHLRNHEAIAATPPSSSDFSTLGSMQLQDLQRINRVHLQGQQEGQDQGREPQENDERQPQEHDDQQN; this is translated from the coding sequence TGGACAGGGAAGCGGAGACAGCAGAATCCTTGGATGAAGTGAGCACAGTACCAAGAGATGAACAGACGGCAGCCCGCCCCCACCTCCTCACCCTCTACTATCCCCCAGACACTCTACCCGCCTTCATCGACAAGTTCCCAAAACAGCGCGTGCGCAAAGCGACTAATCAGACTCTTTgcatggggaggggggagggtgtggaCGTCTTGCTGAATGACATTCACATGCCTCGCTCCTTCATAGAGCTGAGCTGCCGGGTGCAAACCGAGGAAGGCCCCAAGTGGTGCGTCAAGAACAAGAGCAACAAGAAACCCATCAGAATCGTGTTCAATGGTGCGAAAACGTCACTGAAACACGGGGAAGAAAAAGAACTGCAGGATGACTGCGAAATGAAACTAGAGACGCTGAGATTTGTGGTAAAAACCGAGGAAGGAGATGTTGGAGAACTGACAGAGTTTGAGCTGGAGATCCTCCCCATGGAAAATGACAGCACCAGTCCTGGTTCCAGTTTCAGGTCAATGAACAGACAGACATCCAGCTCCGGTGATTCTGCCCACAGTCTGTCCTCAGCCACAGCTCTGAATCGCCAAAGGGCTGGCAGTGGCCGAGGAGCCAGTCAGAATGGAGTAGGCGTGGCTCAAGCTGCCAATCACTTTGGCCTGCCCCTCCACATGCATGGAGCTCTTCCTGGGGGTCAGGCTGTTCAACAGCTGACCCAGCCTCCAGGCAACGTGTCCTCGATCCCTGGCTCCCAGGCCTCAACGTGTTGTCACAGCCAGTATACCTCACAACACCTTTCTTGCCAACAGTGCCTTCACAGCCCTAATGTCTACCACCCTGTAGCTCACCATCTCCCACAGCCTCAATGCTACTGTGGTCACCAGCATTCTCAGCAGGTAAACAGTCCCTTAGCAGTACACATAAGTCATGCACCACTTCATGCCATGAATAGTCATACGCCCAGTTTCCAAGGCAGTCAGCCGGGGGGATACTTCACACATGCACCAGCACACGCCATGAATGATCCTGCTTTCAATCCCCAAGGCAGCCATCCCAGTCAGTCACAGGCACCCATGACAAACTATTCTTCACCCAATCCTGGCCATATTGCACCAGCCTCAGGACCAGCTCATCACTACTTTCATGGAGGAGGAAGAGGTGGAGGAGCTGCTTCTCTAACAGGTGGAAGTACCTCCATGCCACACCCACAAGTTTTACAGCCTGGAGTTCCTAATACCCTCAACCAGCAGCTGACAAATCCAGGTCAGGTAGCACATGCTCCTCAAGCCCCTTATCAACAAGCTGCAAGTCAGGGTCAGATACCTGGTGCCACCCAAGTCTTCAACCCACAGGGTTTCTCCAGTTACTCGCAACCTGGTGCCCCTCCTCAGTTTTCTAACCAGCATTTCACTGGATTATCACAGGGCACAAACCAGCAGTTGTCCCCTCAGCTGTCTCTACCACCAAGGGCACAGCAGACTTCTGAAGGTAACGTTCTCATGAGTGGAGCTCCCTACGCAATGCCAGAGCTGCAAGGAACTTCACTACAACCCCACAGCAGCAGGCTGGGTTACCCAGGTCTTTCTGCACACAGTCAGCATCCCTGGCCCCAGTACCTGCAGCAACAGCAGTACAGAGACCAGGGTATTGCTGACTCTGGGGACCAACCATTTTCCTTGCGAGGCCCACAGTCTATGCCTGGTTTTGTCATAGCAGGTCAGACCAAACATCAGCGACCCCCATCATACACTGAAGGACAAACACACCAACCACCTGCCTACATCACACAGCCAGAATCAGCAGCCATGAGCAACCTAGAGATGCAACAGGAGCGCCCAGAACAGCAACGACCTACACCTATCATCAGCAACCCAACCATGTCGGACAGAAACCCACAGCTGTACCGAGCTTACAATGGTGACCTGCCAACAGCACCACCAACCACGCAGCTTGATAACTTGAGGCTGGGCTATCCCGTGCAAGTGACAGTGTCAGATTCCACAGGAGTGAGCTCTACGCCTCAGGGCTATCCTGTGCAAGTGACCTTGCCCTGTCCCACAGAGGTCACCACCTCCACGCCAAGCAACTCGCTGTCCCATAGTGGTTCTGCCGGCTGGAATTCTGGAACAGGAGTTGTAAGCAGTGGAGGTGAAATTCATTCAGTAGTAAATGCTGCTAACATTGCTGGCCAATCTCCATCCTATTCCCATCAGCCCGGTTCACCTCTTCAACCGGGTGGATATGCTGGTGCTGGTTCAGTGGTCCACCCCCCTGCAGCAGCCTTGTCGTCCCTCACCAACCCAGCTGCTAACGGCAACACAATTCACCTGAGGAACCACGAGGCTATAGCTGCAACACCGCCATCTTCCAGCGACTTTAGTACCTTGGGGTCCATGCAGCTACAAGACTTGCAAAGGATCAACAGGGTGCACCTACAAGGTCAGCAGGAAGGTCAAGATCAAGGGCGTGAGCCACAAGAAAATGATGAGCGCCAGCCACAGGAGCATGACGATCAGCAAAACTGA